One Synechocystis sp. LKSZ1 genomic window, TCGTCGGTCATTTCCACTACGTTGTTTTTGGCACCGTCACCATGGCCCTCTACGCCGGCATTTATTTTTGGTTTCCCAAGATGACCGGCCGCACCTACAGCGAAGCCTGGGGCAAGCTCCATTTTGTCTTAACCTTTATCGGCGCAAATTTAAACTTTTTCCCCATGCACCCCATTGGCCTCCAAGGAATGCTACGTCGTGTGGCCTCCTACGACCCCCAATACACCACCTGGAACGTGATTGCCAGCTTAGGGGCCTTCTTGTTGGGCATGTCCGTTCTGCCTTTTATAGCCAATATGATTACCTCGGCCTATCTGGGTAAGAAAATCGGTGAGAACCCCTGGCAAGCGACGGGCCTGGAGTGGACGACCAGTTCTCCACCCCCAGTGGAAAATTTTGAGACCATTCCGACGGTTACGGAAGAACCCTACGGCTATGGCCAACGAACCATGGCGGCAAATTAGGGGTTGAGCCCACAGTCTAGGCAAGGGCCAGCCTCAGGGAATGGGGGACTTCCAAATCATAATCGGCCATTAGTTGCGGATTGCCTAAAATTTCCCTTGGGCTTCCTGTAGCCACGATGTGGCCCGCATCCATCAATACCAAACGACTACAGACTTCTAACAAAAATTCGAGGTCATGGGAGGCGATCAGGCGGGTTTCCGTCGAGGTCTGTAAAAACTGGATCAAGCGTCGCCGGGCCCGTTGATCCAAATTGGCCGTCGGTTCATCGTAGAGAATAATCTGGGGGGCCATGGCCAAAATTCCTGCAATGGCCGTCATCCGCTTCTGTCCCCCGGAAAGATGATGGGGTGGACAATGGGCCAGGGCCGTTAACCCTGTGAGAGCCAGGGCCTGTTGTACCCGCTGGTTAACCAAATCCACTGGTAAGCCTAGATTCTGAGGGCCAAAGGCCACATCCTCCCAAACCGAAGCCGAGAATAGTTGGTCATCAGGGTTTTGAAAGACCAGGCCAATATCCGGGGAAAAACCACCGGGTTTGACGAGCCGAGCCAAGCATTGAATTTGGCCTTGCTGGGGTGCCAATAGGCCACAGAGTAAAAGAAACAAGGTGGTTTTACCGCATCCGTTATGGCCAACGATCCCTAGATGTTCCCCCTGGGCAACGGTTAAGTTAATTCCAGGCAAAACGGGAACTGTTGGGGTATAGCCAAACCAGAGATTTTGAATGTCTAGGGCCGGGTTAAGCCGCTGGTGCTTTGGAGAGGACGAAACAATCTGGACTTGCATTAGTAGATGACCTCTATCAAAACAAAAATACTGGCTATCAGAAGCATGAAAACTAGGCCAACTTTGTGGTACCCATCGGGGCCTAGGGCAGTCGTTATGCCCGACAAAGCCTTGACTTCATTAACCGCCCTTGGGGTGCCGTAGCCCCGGAGTCGCATTGCCTGATAGATGCGCTCAGCCCGTTCATAGCTCCGGATCAGTAAGGTGGCGGTGACAGCGGCGAGTTGGCCGATTTGGCGATATTTAGCGGGAGGCCTAGCGAGAGACGTTGCCCCAAATCCCCGCAGGGCCATGGCCCGATGCATCTGTTGCCAATCCTGGCCAATTTCAAACAAGTAACGGTAGGACAACAGCAACAAATCAATCAGCAGAGCCGGTAGGCCTAGAGACCGGAGAGTACGGGCCGTTGTTAAAAAAGACATGGTTCCTAAAAGAATTAGGCTCAGGGTCATAATGGCCCAAAAACGAGTCGTAGTGAGCAGTAGGGCCTCCAACCCCTCCTGGCGGAGGCTCAGCCATCCCCAGTGACCTAGAATCGTCTGGCCCGAGTAGAAAGGCAG contains:
- a CDS encoding energy-coupling factor ABC transporter ATP-binding protein; amino-acid sequence: MQVQIVSSSPKHQRLNPALDIQNLWFGYTPTVPVLPGINLTVAQGEHLGIVGHNGCGKTTLFLLLCGLLAPQQGQIQCLARLVKPGGFSPDIGLVFQNPDDQLFSASVWEDVAFGPQNLGLPVDLVNQRVQQALALTGLTALAHCPPHHLSGGQKRMTAIAGILAMAPQIILYDEPTANLDQRARRRLIQFLQTSTETRLIASHDLEFLLEVCSRLVLMDAGHIVATGSPREILGNPQLMADYDLEVPHSLRLALA
- the cbiQ gene encoding cobalt ECF transporter T component CbiQ, which encodes MALDQYAHLDSWLHRWHPRYKLIGLLALIVAFAQVESLALLPAMVAVTLTLYSVSKLPWHFLAQRLRYPSLFLLGMVGLLPFYSGQTILGHWGWLSLRQEGLEALLLTTTRFWAIMTLSLILLGTMSFLTTARTLRSLGLPALLIDLLLLSYRYLFEIGQDWQQMHRAMALRGFGATSLARPPAKYRQIGQLAAVTATLLIRSYERAERIYQAMRLRGYGTPRAVNEVKALSGITTALGPDGYHKVGLVFMLLIASIFVLIEVIY